A portion of the Chaetodon trifascialis isolate fChaTrf1 chromosome 7, fChaTrf1.hap1, whole genome shotgun sequence genome contains these proteins:
- the LOC139333893 gene encoding myelin-associated glycoprotein-like, whose protein sequence is MCPVEGETYCLQHRNRMFVFIWTAVLFSLRGSNADTGGSGEQITRCQGRFCISLIDGEITAEAGLCVVIPCFFYPGYGFDPQHMIWYKCEPVKEKCGDSDMIFHTNKNSKKVQSGYKGRVSLLEPDVSKRDCSIVVNDLTESDSGVYQLRVNGLLNWRPDGFTFSPRATVSVKDLIQKPTVMIPPLTEGQQTTLTCTAPGLCSGSYPEITWTWSGAGGNDFHITGNITAFKTEDLTSVAQRHSSTLTFNSSAEHHGSNVTCKVSFANNITTEETVTLNVTYVKDVKITGNAVVKEGETLSLTCSVESFPPSLITWTKYSAKHMQNGTEDNLQNETSPDLQNETSPDLQNETSPDLQNETSPDLQNETSPDLQNETSPDLQNETSPDLHNDTETYLKDDSVMGIFSISNVTAEHSGQYICTAKHLNSTLMKKVDVKVMFVRKPVITGLTIVKEGGTLNLTCSVQSFPPSAITWTMRDCKTNLHNVPHTDPGSGTLVIHNVTVEHSGQYICTALHLQTTVAVFADVTVTRFPKIINSGCKVQSEVLTCVCTSDGFPLPTVNWPLLMNHTKYSLITTVSDHTVNSTVTLTVKDHRNTVVECVSSNQNGEAKENLDISIDVSQPEGQFTDTLKTVSWLEIILAFLIGVLLTAVLCCLAKKCHRKKQSSGNLEETLEMGTNQEDPLIDIHQAVEDDQTYYQEAAEEGEAVAAEKAALDLDGGPKDVEYASIDFSLLKRKSPREAAKKQEATETEYAEIKKEAKEEREDNGREEGEALEGKEEEEMMGEGEEATHVPEEEQKGDVATYSSVKDVMDEI, encoded by the exons ATGTGTCCTGTAGAGGGAGAAACTTACTGTCTCCAGCATCGAAACaggatgtttgttttcatctggaCAGCTGTGCTTTTCTCACTGAGAGGCAGCAATGCAGACACAG GTGGATCAGGGGAACAAATAACACGCTGTCAAGGTAGATTCTGCATCTCTCTCATTGATGGAGAGATTACAGCAGAGGCTGGACTCTGTGTTGTGATACCGTGTTTTTTCTACCCTGGTTATGGCTTTGATCCCCAACATATGATTTGGTACAAATGTGAAccagtgaaagaaaaatgtggtGACTCAGACATGATATTCCACACTAACAAGAACAGTAAAAAAGTTCAGTCTGGGTACAAAGGACGAGTGTCACTGCTGGAGCCTGATGTGAGTAAGAGGGACTGCAGCATCGTCGTCAATGACCTCACGGAGTCAGACTCTGGAGTGTATCAGCTCAGAGTTAATGGTCTCCTGAATTGGAGGCCAGATGGATTTACATTCTCTCCAAGAGCAACTGTCTCCGTTAAAG ATCTGATCCAGAAGCCCACAGTGATGATTCCTCCTCTGACTGAGGGACAGCAGACCACGCTGACCTgcactgctcctggtctctgctctGGATCTTACCCTGAAATCACCTGGACGTGGAGCGGAGCAGGAGGAAACGACTTTCACATCACAGGAAATATCACCGCTTTCAAGACTGAGGATCTGACTTCTGTggcacagagacacagctcaACTTTGACCTTCAACTCTTCAGCTGAACACCATGGCTCCAATGTCACCTGTAAGGTCAGCTTCGCAAACAACATCACGACAGAGGAGACAGTAACTCTGAATGTGACCT ATGTGAAGGATGTTAAAATCACAGGGAATGCCGTGGTGAAGGAGGGTGAGACTCTGAGTCTGACCTGCAGTGTTGAAagtttccctccatctcttatCACATGGACTAAATATTCTgccaaacacatgcaaaatggAACAGAAGATAATCTGCAGAATGAAACTTCCCCTGACCTGCAGAATGAAACTTCCCCTGACCTGCAGAATGAAACTTCCCCTGACCTGCAGAATGAAACTTCTCCTGACCTGCAGAATGAAACTTCCCCTGACCTGCAGAATGAAACTTCCCCTGACCTGCAGAATGAAACTTCCCCTGACCTGCATAACGACACTGAAACCTACCTGAAGGACGACAGCGTAATGGGCATTTTTTCCATCTCTAACGTGACGGCAGAACATTCTGGACAGTACATCTGCACAGCAAAACATCTGAACAGCACCCTGATGAAAAAGGTTGATGTAAAAGTGATGT TTGTGAGGAAACCTGTAATCACTGGGCTTACAATTGTTAAGGAGGGAGGTACTCTGAATCTGACCTGCAGTGTTCAAAGCTTTCCTCCGTCTGCCATCACATGGACTATGCGGGATTGCAAAACAAACCTGCACAACGTACCTCATACTGACCCTGGATCAGGCACACTTGTCATTCATAATGTGACGGTGGAACATTCTGGACAGTACATCTGTACAGCACTACACCTGCAGACGACTGTGGCTGTATttgctgatgtcactgtgaccC GATTTCCAAAGATCATAAACTCTGGATGTAAGGTTCAGTCGGAGGTCCTGACCTGTGTGTGCACCAGTGACGGGTTTCCTTTACCCACCGTCAACTGGCCGTTGTTGATGAATCACACTAAGTACTCTCTCATTACCACGGTGTCTGACCACACAGTCAACAGCACCGTGACCCTAACCGTTAAGGACCACAGGAACACTGTTGTTGAGTGTGTCAGCAGCAATCAAAACGGGGAAGCCAAAGAAAACCTCGACATCTCTATAGACGTGTCACAACCAGAGG GTCAgttcacagacacattaaaaacTGTTTCATGGCTGGAAATCATCCTCGCATTTTTGATTGGGGTGCTACTTACGGCGGTTCTTTGCTGTTTGGCAAAAAAATGTCACAG aaaaaaacagagctcTGGAAATCTGGAAGAAACGCTCGAGATGGGGACCAATCAAGAGGATCCACTG ATCGATATTCATCAAGCGGTGGAAGATGATCAGACTTACTACCAGGAGGcagctgaagaaggagaagctgtggcagcagagaaagcagccCTTGATCTCGATGGTGGGCCAAAAGATGTCGAGTACGCCAGCATTGATTTCTCCCTGTTGAAAAGAAAGAGTCCCAgggaggcagcaaagaagcaagAGGCCACAGAGACTGAGTATGCTGAAATCAAGAAAGaagcaaaagaggaaagagaagacaaTGGCAGAGAGGAAGGTGAAGCGTTGGAGggcaaagaagaggaggagatgatgggGGAGGGTGAAGAGGCAACACATGTCCCAGAAGAGGAGCAAAAGGGGGACGTGGCAACGTACTCCAGTGTGAAGGATGTAATGGATGAGATCTGA